ATACATCTCATAGCCGTTGCGGAACCCCAGATACTCGACCGAGACGCACATGCCGTTGAATTGATGCTCCGTCTGCTGGCGCATCACATGCACGTTCATTTGCTTGCCGACCAGATCCTGAAGATTTGGTTGCTTCTTGGTCGCCGCAAATTCGATCGTTGTCTCGGTAAGCTTGCTCAACCCCTCGCGCACAATGGCCCGGCTCATCATCAGGCCGTCGGTGGAATATGTCCCCGACATCCAGGCGAGGTCGTTCTCATGGCCCTTGCTTACAACCATGTCTCCTCCTTTCCGCGACGGGAACGGGGCCGGTAATCGCCGGCAGTGTTCTCAAACATTCGCATCACAAATCATCCAAAAGCGCGGCGAGGTCCGCATCCATATCATCATCATCCCCACCGTCACTGTCATCGTCATCCCCGAACGACGACAGCAAGTCATCCAGATCCCCGAGGCCATCGTCATCCCCGTCATCGCCTCCGAAATCAAGATCATCCAGGCCGAGATCGTCCTCATCGTCTCCGCCCAAATCCAAATCAAGATCCAGGTCTTCGTCGTCATCGCCGCCCCCTGCAGGCGGCTTGGGCTTCGGCAGCCCGCGCGGGTCCGGCGGCGAGGGCTCCGGCGCTGGCAAACCGGTCCAGGGCCCCAGGATTTCGCTGCCTTTGAGCGAGTTGAAAGAGGTCAGCCGCACCTCATCCCGCCCCTTGACCGCGCTCACCGCCATGAACCCGCGTTCCTGCGCCATTGCGATCTTGTCCAGATCGATATTGCGCTCGGTGCAGGGCAGCGCCACCTGGTCGCCGAATTTGTCGTTCACATAATGATAGGGCATCCCGCCCAGAGACATAATCTTTCCCAGCTGCAGCGATGGCCCGTTTTCCTTGAAGGACCGCCCCAGAAGGATCGCCACCAGCACAACAGGATTGGCCCAGAGCATGCCGCGCAGGCCTTCCGTTTCGGTAAACTCCTCAAAATCAAACTCATAGCAGGGATCGGTTTTCTCGCCATAGGGATGGCGCAGCAGGAACCGCGGGCTGGCCAGCCCCAGATGACCCGCCTCCGCCATGCCCTGCAGCGTGGTCCAGGCATCGGCCACCAGCTTGGGGCGCTCCGCCTTGGGCGTTTTCAGGAATTCCGGCGAAACCGACGCAAAGAACGGCGCATCCACATGCGCCGCCACCCGCGCGATCCGGCCCAGCAGTTCCGCATGAGGCGGGGTTTCCTCGAACTGATACATCCCGATCAGCGCCGAATAGCCGCCGCGCCCGTTCTCCTCGTCCAGCGGCTCTTCTGTCAGCAGCCGCACCAGACCGGTCTTTGACAGGTCGTCCTCGGCCGCCAGATCCGCTGCCAGCTCCTCAGCCGAGATGTCATAGAGCATCACATCCAGCGTATCGTCCGCCTCGATCGAGCGCGCCATCAGATCCAGCGAGCGCCACTGCGCCTCCACCGACTGGAATTCCGGGTGATGCAGCACCAGCCGCATCGCATCGGACAGCGCCTCATCCACTGCCTTCTGCATCTCGGCCACCTGCGGGTCCGGCAGCGCCCGGATGTGCGGCCCCACGACGCGGGCCAGCAGCTCCTCCACCGGCGAGGCCTCGCGCAGCGTGTTGCCGGTGTCCCCGATCAGCTGCTGAAACGCGCTCAGACGCTTGTCCGCCGGCATCGCGTTCCCGGCTGAAGTCCGCTTCGGCGCCCGCGCCTTGGTGCCATGTTTCTCTGCCCAGGCCTTCAGCGTCTTCGCCGCATGATCCGCCGTCGCGCCGCTCTGCAGCTGCTTGCGCAGACCGACCAGTTCCGAGAACAGCCCGACGTTTTCATACAGCTCATCCGGGTGCAGACCGTCCAGGTCCTCCAGCTTGACCGCGATGCCCGCCCCGTCCTTGCCGATCGGCAGCACCAGCTCGGTTGCAAAGCTCCCGATCACATCCTCGACCGTATCCGGGTCCAGCAGGACCGCCTTGCGCGCCGCCAGCGCATCGCCGGTCTCGATCTGCCCCTTGGCCGCGCGGCCGGAAAAATCGCCCAGGACAGCCATCCGGAACCGCTTGCGCTCCAGTCGTGCGGGTTCGGGCCGCGCCGCGCTCATGGTGCCATAGGCAAACTCCGGATCGTCAGAGGCCGCCGCCGCGGCGGGTTCATCGCCATCCGCATCCAGATCCCCCAGAAGCGCATCCAAGTCATCGCCGCCGTCCCCGGCGGTGTCATCGTCATCCAGACCGCCCAGCAGGTCATCCAGATCCAAATCCCCATCGTCACCGCCCATCAGGCTGTCAAGATCCGCGTCCGCGTCCCCCAGCCCGCCCAGCAGCGCATCAAGGTCATCTTCGGCACTGTCCGCGTCCTCAGCTTCCGCTTCTTCGCCAAGCCCCGCCAGCAATCCCTCCAGATCGCCGTCCTCTTCCTCTTCGCTGCCAAGGTCCCCCAGCAGATCATCCAGGCTGGCGTCCTCTGCGGCCTCGTCATCGTCCAGCCCGCCCAGCAGCGCGTCCAGATCATCCTCGCCAGCGTCCGCCGTCCCGCCGCTGTCATCGTCATCCAATCCGCCAAGCAGATCATCAAGGCCGCCGGCCTCCGCGCCAGAAGCCTCGTCCAAGCCTCCAAGCAGCGCGTCAAGATCGTCACCGCCACCATCTTCGTCGGCGGCCTCATCATCTGCCAAAAGCGCATCCAGATCAGCGCTCCCGTCATCTTCGCCGGCGTCCAATCCGCCCAGAAGATCCTCGAGGCTGCTGTCGTCTGACCCGGCTTCCGCAACGGTATCGTCCGCCCCGGCACTCAGCAGCGCATCTGCCTCCTCCGCGGACTCCTCTTCTGTATCCAGATCACCCAGCAGGCTGTCCAGACCGTCATCCTCATCCAATCCGCCCAGAAGCGCATCCAGATCCTCGTCACCGCTATCGGCATCCTCTGCACTGCCGGCCCCGGCAAGGCCCGCCAGCACATCAGCGGTATCCTCCCCGGCGTCGTCCTCCGGCGCATCGCTGCCAAGATCCGCCAATAGGTCATCCAGCCCGCTGTCTTCCTCTTCTTCGTCCGGCGCCTCCAGCGTATCAAGCGCGGCACTCAGATCGTCTTCAGCGGCCTCCTCGTCCGGCACATCCAGACCGCCCAGGATATCATCCAGATCCGTCTCATCCTCCGGGTCATCTTCCGGCAGATCATCAGCCAAACCGGCCAGCACATCGCCAGCCCCATCCGCCTCTTCGGACTCGTCCGGTGCCTCCAGACTGTCCAGAATTGCGCTCAGATCCTCTTCGGGCTCGTCTTCAGGCGCGGCGTCCAGCAAGCCCTCAAGAATGTCCTCAGCGCCACCGTCTTCGGTATCTTCCACCTCAACAGCGGCCAGGCTCTCCAGCGCATCCTCTGTTCCGCTGCCGGCGTCTTCCTCTTCGGGAGCCTCCTCCAGCAGTCCGCCCAGCACATCCTCCAGGTCATCGCCGTCATCGGCCTCCGGCACCGCAGCTTCCGCCAGGCTGTCCAAAGCCGCCGCGGCCTCTTCGCCGCCGTCCTCCTCATCCGGTTCCAGATCCGCCAGGCCGCTCAGAACGCCGGAGACGTCCTCTTCTTCACTTTCGGAAACCTCGACCGCAGCCAGGCTCTCCAGTGCGGCGCCCGACAGATCTTCTTCGTCGGCATCAGCCGGCTCCAGTCCGGCCAATCCCTCCAGAATATCCGAGTGATCTTCCGCATCCGGCTCTTCAACTTCAGCGGCGGCCAGGCTTTCGAGCACGGCGTCCGCGGCATCATCTGCCTCATCCTCCGCTTCAATCGAGGCCAGCTCCTCCAGAACCGCAGAATGGTCTTCTTCTTCAGCTGTTTCCAGCACATCCGCAGCCGCAAGGCTTTCCAAGGCGGCAGCAGCCGTGTCCTCTTCTGCCGTGCCGTCAATGTCCAAAGCGGCCAGGCTAACCAGCGCGTCATCCGCTGCGGTGTCCTCGACCTCATCCACCGCGGCATCAGCCAACGCATCCAGTACGCCGGAATGATCCTCTTCCACGGCCTCCTCGATCTCGACCGACGCCAGACTTTCTAGCGCATCGTCTGCGGCGGAATCCTCCGCCGCCGGCATTTCCAGATCCGCCAAGGCATCCAGAACGCCAAAGTGATCCTCTTTTTCCGCCTCACTCACCTCAACCGCGGCAAGGCTCTCCAGTGCCGCGCCGGCGGCATCCTCGTCTGCCGTCTCTTCCGGTTCCTGTGCCGCCAGCCCGGCAAGCACATCACCCGCAGTATCCTCGGCCTCTTCAGGAATTTCCGCCTGCGCCAGCCCTGCCAGAACGGACCCTGTCTGATCCTCCTCTTCGGCATCCGGAACCTCAGCACCCGCCAGCGAGGCCAGCGCCTCTCCGGCTGCATCGCCCTGCTCCTCCTTTTCCGGAGCAGCAGCGCTCAGACCCGCCAGAACATCGGCGGCACCATCATCCGGCTCCGCTTCCTCAGGCTCGGCCGCCCGCAGATCGTCCAGAACACTGGCAGCAGCGTCACCGGTATCAGCGTCCTCTGGGGCTTGCGCGGAAAGCCCGGCCAGCACGTCACCGGAGGTGTCTTTCTCTTCCTCCGGAAGGTCAGCCTGGGCCAGCCCCTCCAGCACCGCCGCAGAGGTGTCTTCCTCAACAGTCTCCGGAACCTCAGCCGCAGCCAGCGACGCCAAGGCATCTGCGGCTTCATCCGGTTGTTCCGCATCAGCCGGGGCCGCCGCACTCAGTCCCGCCAGCACATCTGCCGAAACATCCTCCGCCGCCTGCTCCTCAGGCGCCGCTTCGCGCAAGGCATCCAGAACACTGCCCGAAGTGTCTTGAGGCTCTTCCTTCTCCGGCGCCTGCACGGCGAGGCCCGCCAGCACGCTGCCCGTGGTGTCCGCCTCCTCCTCCGGAAGTTCCAGATTGCGCAGGCTGTCCAACGCCGCGGCACTCTCCGCATCCGCCGCGGGCGCCGAAACTGCGGCCAGCAGCGACGGATCGTTCAGGATCGTCTCGATCAGCGCCTCGGCCCCGGTCTTGCCGTCCATATAGGCCATCAGGTTCTGCAACTGGGTGCGCGCCTCCAAGAGCGGGCGCAGCGCGTCCACCTTGGCGGCAATCGCACCGGGCGCGAAATCCGCCATGCTCTCAAACGTCAGATCCACCGCCAGGCTGCCCTCGCCGGTCAGCGTGTTGGGCACCGTGAAGGCGGCGCGCGGCGCCAGCCCTTTCATGCGCTCGTCGAAGTTGTCGACATCGATCTCCAGGAACTTGCGGTCCGCCACTGTGGGCTGCTCCACCGTGGACTTGCCTGCCAGATCGCTCATCACCCCCATGACAAAGGGCAGCTGCACCTTCTTCTCGGCGCCGTAAAGCTCCACGTCATATTCGATCTGAACCCGGGGCGCCCGGTTGCGAGCGATGAACTTCTGCGAGCTGTCAGCCATTGCCCTGCCCTTTCAGCTCAGCAATCTCCGCCCGCAGGTTTTTGATCTCCGCATGCAGCTCCATCACATGCGCGTCGACCACGTCGGTTTCCGACTTCACCAGATCGCGCAGCTTCTCGAACTCCGCCTCCGCGTCGGCTTCCACCGCGGACTGCATCGTGTTGACCAGAAGGCCGATGAACAGGTTCAGCACCGAAAACGCTGTGATCACGATGAACGGCACAAAGAACGACCAGGCAAAGGGGAATTCCTCCATCACCGGGCGCACGATCCCCATCGACCAGCTTTCCAGTGTCATGATCTGGAACAGCGAATACAGCGACCGCCCCAGCGTGCCGAACCATTCGTCAAAGGCGGCGCCGTACATCATCGTCGCCATCACGCCAAAGACGTAGAACACGATGGAGATCATCACGATCACCGCGCCCATGCCGGGCAGCGCATCCAGCAGGGCCTGAACCACGGCACGCATCTGCGGAATGACCGACAGCAGGCGCAGCGCCCGCACCACCCGCAGGCCGCGCAGCGCCGACAGGCCCTGGCTGTCCGGGAACAGGCCGAACGAGACCACGACCAGGTCAAAGATGTTCCAGGCCGAAGAGAAGAACCGCCAGCCGTAGGCAAACAGCTTCAGCGCCAGCTCCAGCACGAAGACCGCAAGAACGGCGGTGTCGATCACATCCAGCAGCCCGCCCGCATGCGCCCGCACCGCCGCCGAGGTGCCAAGGCCCAGCGTGATCGCATTGAAGATGATGATGCCCAGAATGGCATTGGTCACCGATCTGCGTTCAACAAATTCGCGGGCCTTGTCCCGAAGCGTCACGGCAGTTTGCGCGCTGCTGTCCAATGTTTTTCTCCACCTGGTCTTTCAATTCAGCCGGGCGCCGCACAAGCGCCCGGCCCTGCTCCGGCCGCCGGGGCCGCAGGCCCTAGCGCAGCGGGTCCAGCCCGTAGTTGACTTGCAAGTCTTTCATCCAGGTCAGGGCAGACTTGTTCCTGGCGTCCTTGATCTTGCTGTACAGCGTCTGCGCCTTTTTGGTCGCCGATTTCTTGGTCGCCTTGTCGCCGGACTTCAGCTTTTTCTCAAGTTTTTGAAGTTCTTTTTCCAGGGCCTTGATCTCCGCCTTGTAGGCGTCCTTCTCGTCCTGTTTGGTCGGCATCACAGAGTTCTTGGAGCCGTCTTCATTGGTCGAGGCCGTCCCCGGCTGGCCGACAACCTTGCAGTTGATGCCCTTGGCCTTCAGCAGCCGCCAGACTTTGCCGGCATAGGTGTCGTAGTCGTACTTGTCACCCGGCGGAGCAATGCCGCCTGCCGCGGTGAAGCAGCCGGACAGCAGAACCGTTCCCTTGAAATCCTTCGACAGGTTCTTCTTCTTGTCCTTGTTGCCGGTCAGCAGATCGACGATCTGGTCGGGCGACTTCTTGCCCAGCTTGGTGCCCAGCCAGATGCCATTGATCTTCTCGCGTGAGCCATGGGCGCACAGCGCCACCGTGCCGGTCGTCAGCTCGCCAAAGTCCGCCTCGTCCGTGTTCACGGTCTTGGTCTTGTACTTCGCAGCCTGCTTCTCGGCAGCCCGGTTGATCACCTTGTCGCCGCCCTTGAACTTCTCCAGCAGCACCCCGTAGACCTTGTCCTTGGTGACCTTCTTCAGATCGCCGTCATGTTTGGCCACCAGCTTGTCCAGCGCCTCTTCGATGATCGAGATGTTCTTCTTTGTCAGGTTCACCACAACATTGGTTTCATCCGCCAGTTCCGCCTCAAGCTTGTTCCAGTCCTTGCGGATCACCTCAGTCTTGTCGAAATTGACAGGCGGTTTGCCTTCCTTCGGCGGCGGCAGCATCCCGGTAATGCAGATCGACAGGTGGCCAGACGTGTCAATGCCGCCAACCACACTCAGCTCCGGGGTAAAGCCCAGATCCTTCACCTGAGAGGAATTTTGCGCGACCTGCTGAACCTTGGCGCATTTGGCAACCAGAGCCTGCGCCTTTTTCAGCCCCGGCAGCTTGATGCCCTGGGCCTGCATGCCCTTGTCCTTCAGATACTTTCCGATTGCCATCGCCATTTTGGCAATGTCGGCACTGGCAACGTTCTCGCCGCCGCCAGAGCCCAGGAAAATCGTCTTGTACTGTGTGGCCATGTCAGTTTCCTCCTGGCTGCTTCTGCATTCAATCAGTCAAACGCGTAAGTGAATTCTCCGTCCTTGACGCCGATGGCGACCTTCTCGACGTCCGCACCCTCCATCAGGCGGCGCAGGAACTCGTTGGAAATCTCCGGCAGCATGGTGTTGGTGACAATCGCGTCGATCATCCGCCCGCCGCTGTCCAGCTCCTGGCAGCGGTTGACGATCTCTTCTACCACGGCATCCGAATACTCGAACGGCACCCCATGCGCCTCCTGCACCCGTTTCTGGATGCGGCCCAGCTGCAGCTTGGTGATCTCGCCGATCATCTCCGGGCTGAGCGGATAGTACGGGATCGCCACCAGACGCCCCAGCAGCGCCGGCGGGAACACCTTCAAGAGCGGATCGCGGATCGCCTTTGCCATGCCTTCCGGGTCCGGCATCAGCTCGGGGTCCGAACACAGGTCCATGATCGTCTCGGTGCCGACGTTGGAGGTCAGCAGGATCAGGGTGTTCTTGAAGTCGATGATGCGGCCTTCGCCGTCTTCCATCACGCCCTTGTCAAACACCTGGAAAAAGATCTCATGCACATCGGGGTGCGCCTTTTCGACCTCATCCAGCAGCACCACGGAATAGGGCTTGCGCCGCACCGCCTCGGTCAGCACC
This window of the Leisingera sp. S132 genome carries:
- a CDS encoding type VI secretion system contractile sheath domain-containing protein gives rise to the protein MPAAEDSAADDALESLASVEIEEAVEEDHSGVLDALADAAVDEVEDTAADDALVSLAALDIDGTAEEDTAAAALESLAAADVLETAEEEDHSAVLEELASIEAEDEADDAADAVLESLAAAEVEEPDAEDHSDILEGLAGLEPADADEEDLSGAALESLAAVEVSESEEEDVSGVLSGLADLEPDEEDGGEEAAAALDSLAEAAVPEADDGDDLEDVLGGLLEEAPEEEDAGSGTEDALESLAAVEVEDTEDGGAEDILEGLLDAAPEDEPEEDLSAILDSLEAPDESEEADGAGDVLAGLADDLPEDDPEDETDLDDILGGLDVPDEEAAEDDLSAALDTLEAPDEEEEDSGLDDLLADLGSDAPEDDAGEDTADVLAGLAGAGSAEDADSGDEDLDALLGGLDEDDGLDSLLGDLDTEEESAEEADALLSAGADDTVAEAGSDDSSLEDLLGGLDAGEDDGSADLDALLADDEAADEDGGGDDLDALLGGLDEASGAEAGGLDDLLGGLDDDDSGGTADAGEDDLDALLGGLDDDEAAEDASLDDLLGDLGSEEEEDGDLEGLLAGLGEEAEAEDADSAEDDLDALLGGLGDADADLDSLMGGDDGDLDLDDLLGGLDDDDTAGDGGDDLDALLGDLDADGDEPAAAAASDDPEFAYGTMSAARPEPARLERKRFRMAVLGDFSGRAAKGQIETGDALAARKAVLLDPDTVEDVIGSFATELVLPIGKDGAGIAVKLEDLDGLHPDELYENVGLFSELVGLRKQLQSGATADHAAKTLKAWAEKHGTKARAPKRTSAGNAMPADKRLSAFQQLIGDTGNTLREASPVEELLARVVGPHIRALPDPQVAEMQKAVDEALSDAMRLVLHHPEFQSVEAQWRSLDLMARSIEADDTLDVMLYDISAEELAADLAAEDDLSKTGLVRLLTEEPLDEENGRGGYSALIGMYQFEETPPHAELLGRIARVAAHVDAPFFASVSPEFLKTPKAERPKLVADAWTTLQGMAEAGHLGLASPRFLLRHPYGEKTDPCYEFDFEEFTETEGLRGMLWANPVVLVAILLGRSFKENGPSLQLGKIMSLGGMPYHYVNDKFGDQVALPCTERNIDLDKIAMAQERGFMAVSAVKGRDEVRLTSFNSLKGSEILGPWTGLPAPEPSPPDPRGLPKPKPPAGGGDDDEDLDLDLDLGGDDEDDLGLDDLDFGGDDGDDDGLGDLDDLLSSFGDDDDSDGGDDDDMDADLAALLDDL
- a CDS encoding ion transporter; translation: MDSSAQTAVTLRDKAREFVERRSVTNAILGIIIFNAITLGLGTSAAVRAHAGGLLDVIDTAVLAVFVLELALKLFAYGWRFFSSAWNIFDLVVVSFGLFPDSQGLSALRGLRVVRALRLLSVIPQMRAVVQALLDALPGMGAVIVMISIVFYVFGVMATMMYGAAFDEWFGTLGRSLYSLFQIMTLESWSMGIVRPVMEEFPFAWSFFVPFIVITAFSVLNLFIGLLVNTMQSAVEADAEAEFEKLRDLVKSETDVVDAHVMELHAEIKNLRAEIAELKGQGNG